TAAGCCAGTTTAGAAGAATTTTGTTCAACCTTATCTTAGCCCATTTAATTTCTCAGCACCCAACTTCCTATGCCATTCAtctgatttatttatttccttttttggtCGTTTTCCTTTTATGGCAGGTGGGAAATATGATCTTCTGGTTCATTTTCTGTATTCTTGGTCAACCTATGTGTGTGCTTCTTTACTACCATGACTTGATGAACAGAAAAGGGAAGCATGAATAAACTATTGACCCCCACGTTGTCCTTTTGTGGATGAGATTACTCTGGAAGTAAACTGGCTGTAGATATGGTGCTTAACATTGTTCACTGTAGGGTAACCTCATCTTGCATCTGGCATGATATACTGATTCTTGAGCCATATACATTTTCCTCTTGAGAGGGAGgattctttgtaaattcaaattGGTTTTTTGGAGCAATTTTGAAGAACAGTGTACTAACAATGACTAATGCTACGGACGCTGTACTGGCTTATTTTGTTGGTTAACTATTAAATGGAAAATTGTAAATGATTTGAGTTCAAAATATTGGTCTGAGATTTCTCTGTGGATCTTTAATTTATAGAAAAGCATAATTGAATACTTGAAGAATAGAAATTCTAAGTTGAAGATGAAATCTATGAATATATCATATTGCTATTAGAAGTATAACGGATGGGCTGAACTGCTCGTGAGTGGGAGTGATTTAAACATTTCTTCCCACTTGACATtcatgaaagtttttttttttatttttttttatttttataatacgaTAATCACAACAAATAGGAAAAGGGAATTCTGGTTTTCTTTATTGAATTACAAATTACAAGCCTCTTTTATGCATTTGTACTATAAAAAGTTTGTAGAAACTAATCCTACTATCCTGTTTGGCAGTATAGTTTTAACACATTTcaacatattttaaataatattacgcacattttcacacacatatatcaaaaacattcaaacaacCTAATCCAAACTACTCTTTCAAACCCACTAGAACTTGAGGGACACTAGGACTAGACTATTTTGACCTGGATTTGAGGTTTCCATAAATCAAGGAATAAGATATTATTTTCTCCCTCCGGTTACAAGGTTTGCAATCTCGGATCTCGTAGCTGAGTagaatcttctttttttttttttttttttggaatgttctacttttctttctttttcacacCAGAAAATCCTATACTTGCGCAACAGTTTCACCCCCACAATTCgagtgaaaagtgaaaaccctGCGGCAATTATGTGGCAATTATGTGGACTAGGATTGGGTGCAACTGTGCAACTGTGCCGTACCCTGCGGCAATTACTCCCTCGTTACAaacatttttaccattttaactttttctttttttttcatttttattattttatttttttctttttttcaattttcaatttcaactctttttttattaaaaatgtaaaattttattaggttaaactacatatttagtacTTAacttttacaccatatttcaatttgatccttaactttttaattgtgtcaatttggtccctaactttttaatgttatgtcaatttagtcattgccattatatattagatgaaaattgcttACATGACAAAcggctaaaataaaattttagtttattgtcatatcaacataaactaattttttaatttggccattagacacgtcattaattttcattcaaaagataactatagggactaaattgacacagtactaaaaggttagagactaaattgacacaattgaaagattgagatcaaattaaaatatggtgtataGAATAAGGACCAAATACGTAATTTActcattttattataataaagaAAGGTACAAGAGTAAGAAAAGCGGGCTGAGACATTACAGGGCTACACAAACTAGCCTGACATTACGGTAGAGTTTCAACTCTTCACAGTTATTGTGTCAGGCACCTATCTCAATCCCATCTATGTCAACATAGAGTGAGAATAAAATTGGGTTTCATTCATTTAATTAAGTTGGAAATGGTTTTTCTACATTTATCAGTACGACAAGTTCTCCATTTTTCGTCGGTGTGAACTGTGAAGTTGCCTGCCTTTTTCAAAGCTGAGACAAGATGCACGGGAAGGAGCCGGAAATTTTGACTTACTATCAACCTGTTTAATACGACGAACAGCCAAGAAAAggttaaatttaaatttgtgtACTTGTACCCTTATATGCAAAGGTCTAGACCAAGAAAGCTTTCTACACTTTTAACCAACTTtaacaatcaaaaaaaaaaaaaaaaattctttttaaatattttttatgaaaaaataatttatctgGATGGTCCAATACAACTAGACATTAGACTTAATTATTACATGTTTATTTCATTGCAAATCTTGGTAGTTTATTCATTGCAAAActtgttatataataaaaaagtgaaaaatacaTTCTTTTAATCATACATTGGCCAACTCATTTTCTTTGGAAATTCTATTTAAAACATGGTTTAGTTGATTACAGAATTTGtaacacaactaaaaaaaaaattatattgatttttttaacaaacatgGAAATTATAAAGACATGATCTAATCAAACTGTAGGTGGGCTGAACAAGCTAAGCCCACACATTGGTGCCTAATTGCAGCAACCATACATTGCCTGGCCATTGTCTGGCACCCCACCAGCTCCCCCATGCGCCCTTTACTTGGGTACTTCACCTTTATATGCAAGGTGGAAGAGACTGTCTTCATAGCAAGAAGCCATGGCCTCGCCAAAATTGCGGTGTAGGGCGAATAAGCATCAATCACAATGAAATCTATCTCGACAACTTCATTGCTTGTCCGCATCGATAACTTAATCATTCCCTTGGGGATCACAATTCTCCCATCAAACCCTAATAAGTGAGTGTCATACTTACTGAGGTCCTTGGGCTTCAGCTTTAACCCTTTATACAAGTCCAGGTATATGATCTCAGCCCCGCTTCTTTGATCCACCAATACATATTTCATGTCAAACGCTTCAATTCGGAGGGTAACCACtagagcatcatcatggggttggaaGGTCCCTACCTTATCAACATCCGAGAAGCCCAGGATTGGCTCTTACTTTGTCCTAATCCTCTTGGACCCTTTATCCTTTTCTCCAATCTCAAATTGTGGTGAGATAGACATTACCCTGGACAAAGGCCCTGCTTCTTTATCCGATGTGGCAAAATGACATGGATGGTTCCCAATGATGGGCGTGGTGCCACTTCCCTCTAGTATCCCTTTCCTATTTGGTCCCTTTACTTAGGGGATTGGTGCATAAACTGTTCCTTACTTTAACTAACTATTCTAAATAATCACACAAGGTTCTGTAGTCCTCGATCGTTTGGCCTCGATCTTGATGATACTAGTATACAGGCTTTGATTCCACTTGGTGGAGTCCCCCTATCttattgggccatttgaagtagggctcattatttatttttctagaaCTCGATGTATGGGTTCCTTGAACACCGAGCTAACCACCGGGATGTTACCTTGGGGAGGTTGATTAAAAAGTCCCTCCTTGGTCAATTAGGGCCAAATCTATTTGGCCGAGGATCCCTCCATTCGAGTGCGAAAACCTTGGCCTTCCCTTTGCCCTGAACTTAATCATCCTTAACCCTCTTTTATTTGTCTATGCGATCCATCAGCTGATGCATATTTTGAGCAAGCTTCATGGTGAGGGATTTCCTCAGGTCAGAATTCATGGGAAGCCCTACTTTGAAGGTTCTAACAGCCATGTCCTCAAAAtccccatcaatctcattgaaaaGCTCCCAATACCTATCGAAATAGGGTTTTAAGGTCTCCCTTTCCCTAATTTCCATGGACAGTAGAGAGTCAAGAGGCCTAGGGATCCTGCTACAAGTCACGAATCTGGCCCTGAACGCCCTACTTAGCTCCTTATGGGACCTTATCGAGCCCTCCTCCAatccattgaaccacctcatgGCAATAGGCCCAAGGCTTGAAGGAAAAACCTTACACATGAGAGCCTTGTTTCTAGAGTGAATGGCCATCTTTTGATTAAAATGACTCATGCTCCACCAGGTCGGTCATTCCATTATAAATAGTGAATGTTGGTTGGGTAAAACGTTGGGGGAGCTTGACCCTCTTAATGCAGTGCATAAAGGGTGACCTAGAAATTTGGCACAAGgcccctactcatagcatcatttcccatATTTTCAGAGGGTATATTTCTGTTTCTTCTTCTACGATGTCTTTCTCCACCTCCTTTATGAGAGGACGTTGTAAAAGATTCGCTTGGGGAAGTTCTAGATCTTTGCCTATAACTTTGCTCTTCTTCTGAATTAAAGCTTTGGCTCGATAGAGGTGTTCTATCCTCCCTGACATGTACTCTATGTTGAAGTCGTCTATGTAGGTGATCAATCTCCAACCTAAGGTTTTGCGTCTCTTGTTCATGTGATACATGATTTCTTGGACTTGAGTGGCTTCAACTGATGTGGTCCGAATGGATAGGTTCAACCTTGATATTAGGAGACCAGTCCACCTCTCAGTCCCTTCTTCTCTCGCTAAGAGCCCATAGATTCTTCTCTATCTCCCTTGGAATTTTCCATTTTTACCACCAAGGAATAAACCACAAAGATAGATTAAAGATGACCTTTCCCAAAGACTGCACCAATTGTAGGTGGGTCTAACAGGCTAAGCCCATTTAGAATTGTGGATTTAGGTTAGACGAcccaatacaattaatttgttaaaGGATAGACTTCCGATGTCAACTTTAATGTACTTGTATGATTTAATCTTTAGATGGATGGGAAAAAGTTAGATGACTCATGAAAGAAGAATAGGTTTTTGGGATTAACACCTCCTTGGGTTTGGCCGAAAAGTAGTTGTTCATATAACATTCAAGTCTTAATCACAGGATAGTGCTATGCAATGCCAGtatttcttttctgttttttcgTCCCCTATTTTGGTGGGGTTTCCTTCCTTTATATAGTCAGCTGAATTGCATCTTAGCTCTCCAATTGTACAGTCATTGGTCTTCCTTtagatgcttgtcccatcaaggaTTTGCTGGAAGTAGTAGAATGTGCTACAAGATGTGAAGGCACTGTTCAAAGGGCATTCctccattaatgcgaccagctAAATTAGTGCAGCGCATTGAATGCGGAGGTAATGCTTACTTTGTCTAAATACTTCCCTTCTTCTTTACTTGCACGTCTCTCCCATCTTCTTCAATATTCTGTTTTCTGGTGCAAGTGGCCTGCCTTACGCTTCTCGAGGAGAGTTTGCTCCTTAGCCTGATCTTCAGGCGGTCACTTCTTCGTCCCTTATTCTCAGGTTCTCATTTACGTGTTGGTTCAGATCCAATGTAAGTACGGACTCTTATGCTTTCTTGGACTTGGCCCACGGGCTATATTTTGAATTCGGATCTTACCCCTCCCACACTAACAATagatttacaaaaattaaggaAAGTTATATAAAAATGCATTAGAGTTTATACTATACTTAGGTCTTATGaattaaattttgtcatttttctttactATACTATCAAGAATAATGAAGATAGATAAAGGTTTCAAATTGAAACGCTCTTATAattttagaatttcaaattgaCGAAATTAAAAACtctgaaatttaatataaaatatgatgTTAACAAGACTTTTATACCAATGAACATATATCTTCCACGTAGGATGTGTCAATCTCACATAACTAGAAAATCTACTTACTATAAAAGTCTGTAACAGAAggatgtatatataaataatactagagacaatatttttcattaatgttgaattagtaaatttttattggttcttaTATGGACAATCTATAGccttaacaattgtgaaaaaaattgtgaaaaatattgactttaagctctatttgttttgaagtaaaatattttcaagtgcttggtataacaaataaaaattttcaaatagaCCGCCAAAACCGATGGCTTAGCATTGAAGCCACTAGTGCCAGAGGTTCGATGGCTAGATCACTAGGACCTGTAGTCAAAGTGGTGGCTCCAATGACCAGACTTCCGATGATCCCCTTTGGAGCGGTATCTCTAGTGATCGGGCCACCAACATCAGTCAACAAAATGATATCTTCTATTACCAGACATTCAATATTGGTTGCAGAGCGACGTCTCTGGCCACCGATTGTTGTGTGCAGTGCCTCTGGCCATCGAACCACCAACACAAATCACCTGAGTGGAGTCACAGGCCATAGGACCGTAGACACCAATCTTTGAAGCGAAGTCACCAGACACTAGACAAATGGCATCAGTCCCTAGAGTGGAGTTTCCAGCCACTGGATTGCTATAGAGTCTCCAACCATCGGACTACTGTAGAGTCTCCGACCACCGGACTGTGGGCACCGGTCGCCAGAGCAACATCTCCGGCCACCAAACTGGTGACCGTGTGACTAAATGGGGGAAAGGCAGCCactttgtgtttttgaaaaatgttttactaaaattttaaaggtaAACCATTTTACAGTTTTTTATAAAGGATTTTACGGTtaacggaaaatattttacaagtttaattatattttacctGCAAACAAACACTtgagaataagaaaaataattctGAAAATATTCTACTTCAAAATAAACAGAGCGTGATAACGTTTTAACAATAAAACCTAAGTGGCAAGCTATtacttattttaatttggatttaccttaaatatcacttttttttcctaGCTTAGCACATAGCTTTAGTAAAGagagaattattattattattttaagagggAGATTTGAGTTCAGTACATTGGATCCGGTCAAATAATGATAAgtgtctaaaaataaatatatgtcaTAATCTCAACAGGTCCAGTATTATCGTGCGCCACCCTCTAATGGGGACCTACCTAACGGGGACCTAATTTTTAATGAAGTTACTAGGATGGACAGAGATAATTAAATGGTTTCCATTTTGGGGgaatcccaaaattttcaatgCGGTGATAATCCGCAACGAATCCAGTGAGACTTTTTGGCCTTTTCCCACTTGGAAAAAAGCACACACGCACGCGAGACGAAAGCATAAAACCTGAACTGCAAAAAAGCAAAACAACGAATCAAAACCCAACCAGATCACGTGCTTCTCACGTGCATAATTACGTGGTTAAATTTCATTGGTTGTATCCACGTGAAGGACAAGGTAGTATCATCCAACAGTTCCACACCCAAAAAAACCTCCTCCTTCTTTCATCATCAACAACCACATCACCGACGCTGACACCACTCTAGTCAGCGCCTCACCGAGtcacacaaaattttaaaaagaatctAAACAGAAACGCTGGAAGCTCCTCAAAATCACAAgcacaatcacaatcacaatcacagAACTCTTCAGATTTCAAGGAGTTCTGTAAAaagataagagagagaaaagaatagagcTGTTgcttgctgctgctgctgctgctgcatcatcatcatcatcatcattcatcaGTGAGAAAGTCtgaaacacacccaaaaaaaagtacCAAGTATGGATGATTTCAGATCCAAATCCTATGGTGATGGAAGGATGCAGCAGATTGAGAGATATTCTGGGGTGGGACCCACTACTTCATCTGGGATTAACGTCAACAGCAGCCACAGCAACAATATGCAGGATTTCAGGTGCTACAGTGCTTCCTATGCAACCTCAGCACACCCAGCTGAAACACAGAACCAAAACGAGTCCAAGTTCAAGAAGGGCAAGTCTACAAATGGGGCTATTTCAAAGAGCTGGAGTTTCAATGATCCTGAATTGCAGAGGAAGAAAAGGGTTGCTAGCTATAAAGTCTATACTGTTGAAGGCAAAGTCAAAGGGTCTTTCAGAAAGACCTTCAGGTGGCTTAAAAACACGTGCACCAGGGCCGTTCATGGCTGGTAGTAAGTAAAGTTCTGAGTTTCTTCTGGGCATTTAGTTTGATTCCATTTTATGTAATAATGTTTTGATTAAGTGTCTTTCTTTCAATAtggtatttactatttagttcTGGAGGTATAGGATTTTATGAGGATTGGAAATGTTGGGATGTGCTTTGTTGGTGAATAATTTGGTTTATGCTTTTGTATATTTGGGGTACCTGTTAGAAATGGAAGCCTTTTCCAATtgagtttatgtttgtttttgttgggtttcttATAGATGGTAATAGTAGTGGGGGAATAAGGTATGTGGAAGTATGTTGATATTTGTGTTGTGTAGTAGACTCATTGCTGAGGCTTCCTAAACTAAGATTTGGTGGATTTAGAAGAGAAATAGACAcaattttttgttacaattgTTAACGTAGGTGTTGTATAACAAAAGTGGTGTCACCGGAGCTGTGGAGCAAAGTTGGGGCAGACCATAGCCTCCTGAATTCCTTAGATAACATAGTAGAAGTGGGCAAGAGAGATTTGTTTAGTTTTACTAATTACCAACGCTCTTTGTGTTTTCCTTTCTGGGGCATATCTCTGCTGTTGTATTAGGTGTGTTTCTGTTTGTTGGAGATGGAGTGGAGAGGCattagttttttaatcttttgtgaGACATTAATTCATCCAGGGGCTTTTGGAGAGGGCATCTATTTTCAGTAAAGATGTCTCCTCCTGTGCTGAGCTTTTTAACTTTAGAATATATTCAGGGGGGGAGTTCTAATATGCCTTGTTAACCAAGTGCTTGTTCTGTTCTTTTTGCTCTGCAAGGTGAAGATCTCCCTCTTTTTCACTTTAATGAATTTGCTTTTACAGTACAAAGGGCAACATAGAATTTGTTCCATGAAACATGGATTGAGACTATAATTCCATGTATAAAATCTTCCTTTTGTAATTTCTGGCTATATATTTTTCTGAAATCTTCGCCCAATATCTTGTATTTGTTGTATATATCTAACCTTTGTCAGTTCTTTTGACAGAGTAACAGTGCAATTTAGTCTCATCTCTAATAAGGTGTGTTTAATTCAATTGTTTTGACTCTAATTTGATTAGTGACTACAATTAATTTGTGTAGTATTACTACCATCATTGTCGTTATTGTCATTATCATTGTTACCAATATTACTACGAACTTCCTAGGCTAGTATCCAAtgattttcatctaatatataatccAAAGAGTTTCATGTCTACTCCAGACAATGCTTTTATCTTTGATCCTCTTCCTGGATCATTCTTGTTACTTCTTTTTATGCACCACCTTATTAGTtgcccaaaaaaatagaagaaaatgatgaagaagcAGAAAAGAAGGCAAATACAAAATTCAAATAGCTAGCTTGCTGGATTTGGGAAAAgactatttaaattttgatatgcaCTATTAGGGAGGGCTGACAATATTTGGCGCGCAACAATAAGTTAGCAGTTTAGGGTTTTTGCTTAACAAGTTCACGTCAAATTTGGGTTGACGAAttaacttgtttaataaataggtcAATTAAAGTTTGACATACTGAAACCCATTTGAACTCGTCTGACTCGTTTAACTAAAGATCAATTTTAGCAATTCACCCTTCAAAACTTAtggttgtaattttatttgttgGTGACTTTGTTTGGAGTATAGTTGtatatgttgtatatataggtatatacatggataggttgtaataatgatgtttgagcttggagaatattgtttcataaagtgaaaattcaagttttggaATTTTCTAATTGAAAATTCGAAATACAGCATTTTTGATCGGTCGAAGCTTTGGCTTAATCGATCgaaaatgataagaaaataatCCTTGAGTTTCTAGATGTCTTGATCACTGTTTGACTGATCGAAAATAATCGAAAAT
This genomic stretch from Castanea sativa cultivar Marrone di Chiusa Pesio chromosome 1, ASM4071231v1 harbors:
- the LOC142630092 gene encoding uncharacterized protein LOC142630092; translated protein: MKYVLVDQRSGAEIIYLDLYKGLKLKPKDLSKYDTHLLGFDGRIVIPKGMIKLSMRTSNEVVEIDFIVIDAYSPYTAILARPWLLAMKTVSSTLHIKVKYPSKGRMGELVGCQTMARQCMVAAIRHQCVGLACSAHLQFD
- the LOC142630108 gene encoding uncharacterized protein LOC142630108, which gives rise to MAIHSRNKALMCKVFPSSLGPIAMRWFNGLEEGSIRSHKELSRAFRARFVTCSRIPRPLDSLLSMEIRERETLKPYFDRYWELFNEIDGDFEDMAVRTFKVGLPMNSDLRKSLTMKLAQNMHQLMDRIDK
- the LOC142631437 gene encoding uncharacterized protein LOC142631437: MDDFRSKSYGDGRMQQIERYSGVGPTTSSGINVNSSHSNNMQDFRCYSASYATSAHPAETQNQNESKFKKGKSTNGAISKSWSFNDPELQRKKRVASYKVYTVEGKVKGSFRKTFRWLKNTCTRAVHGW